The Temnothorax longispinosus isolate EJ_2023e chromosome 7, Tlon_JGU_v1, whole genome shotgun sequence genome contains a region encoding:
- the LOC139816373 gene encoding galactose mutarotase, whose amino-acid sequence MVTYDCNCKDIAITEGIFGEIYAESAEDKIRRYDSKEYYEEAESKGVQLTPVKSYTMINKNRLEIVVISWGATIVSLKYPDKFGRVADVVLGFDDLKSYTNPQINPFIGCILGRCANRIRNGSIVIKGKTYQLTRNDLGKHHLHGGTKGFGRRLWESHIDGCSVVMTYLSEDGEEGYPGAVLSTVRFRLTPDNKLEIGIRATTTNSTIVNISHGSLFNLAGHDAGKEELVKHKISLNCDRWTFADYTDPIPTGGIRGVGGTIMDLRVPRLLESCIEKVPPGEGYDHNFCVTPNWNGGNAYVAQAVHLKSGRTLEIYSNQPGVQFYTGGRLCSTSEANSDIVVKYDNSPNREEDNEKEKITDQIEKDVTSDRESPEFISGKQGARYVKHCAFSIQPQNYPNAINYSHFPCSILQPGEIYCHDLIYQFGIQLANYM is encoded by the exons ATGGTCACCTACGATTGCAATTGCAAGGATATTGCAATTACGGAGGGAATCTTTGGAGAAATTTATGCCG AATCTGCGGAGGATAAGATACGTCGTTATGATAGTAAAGAATATTATGAGGAAGCTGAAAGTAAAGGAGTCCAGTTGACGCCAGTAAAATCGTACACGATGATCAATAAGAATCGCTTAGAGATTGTCGTCATTTCCTGGGGTGCCACAATCGTTTCTTTGAAGTATCCCGATAAGTTTGGCCGTGTCGCGGATGTTGTGCTCGGTTTCGATGATTTGAAGA GCTATACGAATCCCCAAATTAATCCGTTTATAGGATGTATATTGGGCAGATGCGCGAATCGCATAAGAAACGGCAGTATTGTCATTAAAGGCAAAACTTATCAACTAACGAGAAACGATCTCGGCAAGCATCATCTGCACGGAGGC ACGAAGGGCTTTGGCCGGCGGTTGTGGGAGTCGCATATCGACGGCTGCTCAGTCGTCATGACTTACTTAAGCGAAGACGGCGAAGAGGGATATCCTGGCGCAGTATTGAGCACAGTGAGATTCAGGTTGACGCCTGACAATAAGCTGGAAATAGGTATCCGGGCGACAACGACAAACTCCACCATAGTGAACATCTCACACGGTTCTTTGTTCAACCTCGCTGGACAC GACGCCGGTAAGGAGGAACTGGTGAAGCACAAGATCTCATTGAACTGCGATCGCTGGACCTTCGCGGATTACACGGATCCGATACCAACCGGCGGCATCCGAGGAGTCGGAGGAACCATCATGGATTTGCGTGTACCAAGACTTCTGGAGAGCTGTATTGAGAAG GTTCCTCCGGGCGAGGGATACGATCATAACTTCTGCGTTACGCCGAACTGGAACGGGGGTAATGCGTACGTCGCTCAAGCAGTCCACCTGAAAAGCGGTCG caCCTTGGAGATTTATTCGAATCAGCCTGGCGTACAGTTCTATACAGGCGGCCGTTTATGCAGTACTTCCGAG GCTAATAGTGACATTGTCGTTAAATATGACAACAGCCCGAATCGCGAGGAGgataatgagaaagaaaagataactgatcaaatagaaaaagatgtaACATCTGACCGCGAATCGCCGGAATTTATTTCGGGGAAGCAAGGTGCTCGCTATGTGAAGCACTGTGCTTTCAGCATTCAACCGCAAAACTATCCAAATGCCATTAATTAT TCGCACTTTCCCTGTTCTATTCTACAACCCGGAGAAATCTATTgtcatgatttaatttatcaattcgGCATCCAATTGGCTAATTACATGTGA